A window of the Thunnus albacares chromosome 15, fThuAlb1.1, whole genome shotgun sequence genome harbors these coding sequences:
- the scaf8 gene encoding SR-related and CTD-associated factor 8 produces MEAVKAFNNELYSLNEYKPPISKAKMTQITKSGIKAIKFYKHVVQSVEKFIQKCKPEYKVPGLYVIDSIVRQSRHQFGTEKDVFAPRFSKNIITTFQHLYRCPSDDKSKIVRVLNLWQKNAVFKSDIIQPLLDMAAGIPPPSVTPVMPSSAAPVNNTTPGTPATPATPANIVQGLPDWASQITNTDTVAAVAQILQSPQGQQLQQLVQSLQMQQQKPQPSLLQALDAGLVVQLQALTAQLTAAATANSLNPLEQRVSSFNKKLLGPFDFGNDSERGEESKKDSSSSQLPMVSEPINSSLFHQLAEQLQQQNLEQFQKQLLEHQQHQQKAMSIEGQDSIFGQENSVATAQGSSQPQLPEPENKLDDSIDNQQQDMDLDEGPDGMEEEIFEAEEKKTVSTRSRTRSRSRSRSPKRRRSRSRSGSRKRKHRKRSRSRSRDRKRKSSRSYSSERRAREREKERQKKGLPPIRSKTLSVCSTTLWVGQVDKKATQQDLTNLFEEFGQIESINMIPPRGCAYICMVHRQDAYRARQKLSTGSFKIGSKIIKIAWALNKGVKQEYKQFWDVDLGVTYIPWEKVKLDDLDGFAEGGIIDQETVNDEWEAAKNAEPAKEVTSQPVSAETTAVSNTQNETYNQQVTMMPVQLPVAQAVSSAVGLVPPTFPVTMSLPPPGYGPPPPFIRAGFNTSQPPPGFMQTAQTAAMASAPSSLVQPSVATSQEAVKESPFSAMIPPTTIPGSFMPSTIPGAGVFNPVGMQTQQATGEKMPQSADGMDATAELTLQGMQNAVRSGMGLLGMHPTASLTHPLHQTGLTGQRMPGLLPLDVRPNLLQPGAAARFPLLMQQGPAQQAAVLLDNSLQAQARARAPFSQLDPFNRAPNLNNENVSKTEDESSSGADEGKDQDYRFPPMEKQSTGLLRTPPPEQREPLGGGGGGRPALLQTPGTQPARTSLLGRLQALAGFTPDNRWSQTRGDFDERDSMRGGPQAPAGPKGFQEDRPTPGQNYPNRFDNRPGTAGGAAGASGNAGAVGGPQAWNRSGGATAPFDSELHQDLDDRRRPWDRQRDRDERDFDFRREMNGNRHSRERERERERERERDRERGRDRTREHERDRDRDKERDRERERERGGWTPLLPLPTPLLPTPTLNPNLTLNQGKLLAPLKLNPQIQPRFQSPLLPQAQAKPPLLGLNQPLPQVPIKSPPPSQNQAAVPEPQPETPAPSETPQAQSPPSAQSPSDSKSQSPLPEASTEAQSSPQPETPPHTESPSLPTAQSPSKTIASPDTETPSQASPLVEASSQDSPVAFTQAASPPEETTHSPEEQESPQEDEEESQEKASSPQPHWVNGPGMDNSAVSEPTPEASPEPTPEPSSDSLLPESEPEQQQQEQLASPKDVDNEQSEPMEEAASQPVVDTVTDTEGT; encoded by the exons ATGGAGGCCGTCAAAGCCTTTAACAACGAG CTGTACTCGTTGAATGAGTACAAGCCGCCCATCTCCAAGGCCAAGATGACCCAGATCACAAAGTCTGGAATCAAGGCTATAAAA ttttacaagcACGTTGTCCAGAGTGTGGAGAAGTTCATACAAAAG TGCAAACCAGAATACAAGGTCCCAGGTCTGTACGTCATCGACTCAATTGTCAGACAGTCACGACACCAGTTTGGCACAGAGAAGGACGTTTTTGCCCCACGCTTCAGCAAGAATATCATCACAACGTTCCAGCACCTCTACCGCTGCCCTTCAGATGATAAG AGTAAGATAGTGCGAGTCCTGAATCTGTGGCAAAAGAATGCTGTCTTCAAGAGTGACATCATCCAGCCTCTGTTGGACATGGCTGCAGGGATTCCTCCTCCCAGCGTCACCCCCGTCATGCCCAGCAGCGCTGCCCCAGTCAATAACACTACACCTG gcACACCAGCCACCCCGGCCACCCCAGCCAACATAGTCCAGGGTCTGCCTGACTGGGCATCCCAGATTACCAACACAGACACCGTGGCTGCTGTTGCACAGATCCTACAGAGTCCCCAGGGACAACAG CTTCAGCAGCTGGTACAGAGTctgcagatgcagcagcagaagccACAGCCGTCGCTGCTGCAGGCCTTGGACGCCGGCCTGGTGGTGCAATTGCAAGCTCTGACAGCTCAACTTACTGCAGCTGCTACTGCCAACAGCCTCAACCCCCTGGAGCAGAGGGTCTCCTCTTTTAATAAG AAACTTTTGGGTCCGTTTGACTTCGGGAATGATTCTGAACGTGGTGAAGAATCTAAAAAGGACTCTTCATCATCTCAACT GCCCATGGTGTCGGAGCCCATCAACAGCTCCTTGTTCCACCAACTGGCTGAGCAGCTACAACAGCAGAACCTGGAGCAGTTTCaaaagcagctgctggagcaccagcagcaccagcaaaaa GCTATGAGCATAGAAGGGCAGGATTCGATCTTTGGGCAAGAGAACTCAGTTGCGACTGCTCAGGGCAGCAGCCAGCCACAGCTTCCTGAGCCTGAGAACAAGCTGGACGACTCCATAGACAACCAACAGCAG GACATGGATCTGGACGAGGGTCCGGATGGAATGGAGGAGGAGATCTTTGAGGCGGAGGAGAAGAAGACTGTTAGCACACGCTCCAGAACACGCTCTCGATCACGCTCCAG GTCACCTAAGAGGAGAAGGTCCAGGTCCCGCTCCGGCTCTCGGAAACGTAAGCACCGTAAGCGGTCACGTTCACGCTCCAGAGATCGTAAGAGGAAGTCATCACGATCATACTCAAGTGAAAGACGCGCCCGAGAGCGAGAAAAGGAGCGGCAGAAGAAAGGACTGCCTCCTATACGATCCAAGACTCTAAGTG TGTGCAGCACAACGCTGTGGGTGGGACAAGTGGACAAAAAGGCTACTCAGCAAGACCTCACTAACCTGTTTGAGGAGTTTGGCCAGATAGAATCAATAAAT atgatcccTCCCAGAGGCTGTGCCTACATCTGTATGGTCCACAGACAAGATGCGTACCGCGCCCGCCAGAAGCTAAGCACTGGCTCCTTTAAAATTGGCTCCAAGATCATCAAG ATTGCATGGGCCCTGAACAAGGGAGTAAAGCAGGAGTACAAGCAATTTTGGGACGTTGACCTCGGTGTCACCTACATACCTTGGGAGAAAGTTAAACTGGATGACCTGGATGGCTTTGCTGAAGGAGGAATCATTGACCAGGAGACCGTCAACGATg AGTGGGAAGCAGCCAAGAATGCTGAGCCAGCTAAGGAGGTTACGAGCCAACCAGTAAGCGCTGAGACTACAGCGGTATCTAACACTCAAAATGAGACATATAACCAGCAGGTCACCATGATGCCTGTACAG CTGCCAGTGGCCCAGGCTGTTTCCAGTGCAGTGGGTTTGGTGCCTCCTACTTTCCCTGTCACCATGAGCTTACCCCCACCAGGTTACGGGCCGCCACCACCCTTCATAAGGGCTGGCTTCAACACTTCACAGCCTCCTCCAG GTTTTATGCAGACAGCACAGACAGCAGCCATGGCCTCAGCACCTTCTT CTCTAGTGCAGCCTTCAGTGGCAACCAGCCAGGAAGCTGTCAAGGAATCACCATTCAGCGCTATGATCCCTCCGACTACTATCCCTGGCAGCTTCATGCCCTCAACCATCCCAGGAGCCGGTGTGTTTAACCCAGTGGGAATGCAAACTCAGCAAGCCACCGGTGAGAAAATGCCACAGTCTGCTGATGGTATGGATGCCACTGCAGAGCTTACACTGCAAG GTATGCAGAATGCAGTTCGCAGCGGAATGGGTCTCCTTGGCATGCACCCCACTGCCTCCCTCACCCACCCACTGCACCAGACTGGTTTGACTGGTCAGAGAATGCCTGGACTGCTGCCGTTGGATGTGCGTCCTAACCTCCTCCAGCCTGGGGCTGCCGCACGCTTCCCACTCCTCATGCAGCAGGGCCCTGCCCAGCAGGCTGCTGTCCTCCTTGACAACTCACTCCAAGCTCAAGCCCGCGCCAGGGCCCCCTTCTCTCAATTAGACCCCTTTAACAGGGCCCCCAACcttaacaatgaaaatgtatctAAGACAGAAGATGAGTCTTCTTCTGGTGCTGATGAGGGCAAAGACCAGGACTATCGTTTCCCACCAATGGAAAAACAGAGCACAGGCCTGCTGAGGACCCCTCCACCAGAGCAGAGGGAGCCCcttggaggtggtggaggaggcaGGCCTGCCTTGCTCCAAACTCCAGGGACTCAACCTGCCAGAACCAGCCTGCTGGGACGTCTCCAGGCTCTTGCAGGATTTACTCCTGATAACCGCTGGAGCCAGACCAGAGGGGACTTTGATGAGCGAGACAGCATGAGAGGAGGTCCACAGGCTCCAGCAGGTCCAAAAGGCTTCCAGGAGGATCGCCCCACACCAGGGCAGAACTATCCTAACCGCTTTGACAACCGTCCTGGgacagcaggaggagcagctggGGCTTCTGGAAACGCTGGAGCTGTTGGTGGGCCACAGGCCTGGAACCGTAGTGGTGGTGCCACAGCGCCTTTTGACAGTGAACTACATCAAGACCTAGATGACCGAAGACGCCCATGGGACAggcaaagagacagagatgaaagagaTTTCGACTTTAGGAGAGAGATGAATGGAAACCGCCACAGCCGTGAGAGAGAGCGTGAGAGGGAacgcgagagggagagagacagggagcgAGGCCGAGATCGTACCAGAGAGCATGAACGCGACAGAGACCGTGATAAGGAGAGAGACCGTGAGAGGGAGCGCGAACGCGGGGGTTGGACACCTCTTCTCCCTCTACCAACACCTCTGCTTCCAACTCCAACTCTTAATCCCAACCTGACCCTGAACCAAGGCAAACTGCTTGCCCCACTCAAATTGAACCCCCAGATTCAGCCACGATTCCAGTCCCCACTCCTGCCTCAAGCTCAGGCCAAACCTCCTCTCTTGGGCCTGAATCAGCCGCTGCCTCAGGTTCCGATTAAGTCTCCACCTCCATCACAGAACCAAGCAGCTGTGCCCGAGCCCCAGCCAGAAACCCCGGCTCCGTCTGAGACACCTCAGGCGCAGTCACCACCCTCAGCCCAATCCCCATCAGACAGCAAGAGTCAGAGCCCGTTGCCTGAGGCTTCCACTGAGGCCCAGTCATCACCGCAACCCGAGACCCCGCCACACACAGAGTCACCGTCCCTGCCCACAGCCCAGTCCCCCTCCAAGACCATCGCTTCTCCAGACACTGAGACCCCAAGCCAAGCCTCACCACTTGTTGAGGCCTCATCCCAGGACTCACCTGTGGCCTTCACACAAGCTGCCAGCCCACCTGAAGAGACTACTCACTCTCCGGAGGAGCAGGAGAGCCCacaggaggatgaggaggaatcACAAGAGAAAGCCTCCTCGCCCCAACCTCATTGGGTCAATGGACCTGGGATGGACAATAGCGCTGTGTCTGAGCCCACACCCGAGGCCTCTCCTGAGCCCACTCCAGAACCCTCCTCCGACTCTCTGCTCCCTGAAAGTGAAccggagcagcagcagcaggagcagcttgcCTCACCTAAGGACGTAGACAATGAACAGAGTGAGCCCATGGAGGAAGCTGCAAGTCAGCCAGTGGTAGACACTGTCACAGACACTGAGGGGACATAA